The window TCCTAATGCTATATTTGTTATAGATGGAAATTTAAATATTGTTGAGTTTAATCCAGTTTGCGAAAAAGTATTTAATGTAAAAGCCAAAGATGTTATAGGTAGCCCAATTTCTATAGTTATTGATGATAATATCTTTGAAAAAGTAAAAGAAACTAGAGAAGATATTATACTACAAAAAGTATTTTATAAGAAACAAGGAATAGTATTGATTCAAAATATCATCCATATTGAGAATGAGGATGCTATGCTTGTCATTATGACAGATATAACATCAGCTGAAAAAGATAGAGAAGAACTTGATAGAATAAAGAAAAACACATTGGATGCTGCTCAAGATGTTATAGAAAAACAAATGCGAGTAGCACAAGAAATTGCAGGACTTCTTGGAGAAACTACTGCAGAAACTAAGGTAGTTCTTACAAAATTAAAAGAGCTAGTCCTCAAAGATGGTGATATTAAATGACATATTTTATAGATATTGCCCATAATAGCTTAAATAAAGATGGCGAGGAACTTTGTGGAGATAAGGTAGAGGTAATAAGAAGAGATAAATCTGCTATAGTAGTCATGGCAGATGGACTTGGAAGTGGTGTAAAAGCCAATATACTTTCTACTTTGACATCTAAAATAGCAATTACTATGCTTAAAGAGGGAGCAAGTATTTATGAAACTGTTGATACAATTATAAATACTCTTCCCGTATGTAAAGTTAGAAAACTTGCTTATTCTACTTTTACTATAGCTGAAATACAGGAAAATGGAGAAGCTTATTTAGCTGAATATGACAATCCTCCTGTATATTTGCTTAGAGAAGGAAGACTGGTGCCTTTAGAGAGAAGAGAAACAGTCATAAATGGTACTATAGTTAAAGAAAGCAATTTTCAATTAGAAAAAGGAGATTTACTTGTAATAATAAGTGACGGCGTAGTTCACGCTGGAGTAGGAGGAGTGTTAAATTTGGGTTGGCAGTGGAACAACGTAGGTGAATACTTAAATAGAGCTGCTATGAATCAAAAAAGTGCAAGAAAAGTATCTAGAAATTTGATAGATACCTGTCAGTATTTATATATGGACAAACCAGGAGATGATACAACAGTGGTGGCAATTAAGATAAGAGATAAAGAAGTAATAGATTTATTCACTGGACCTCCAAAAGATCCACTAAAAGATAAGGAAGCTGTTGAAAAATTCATGTCAGGTTCAGGCAAGAAGATTGTCTGTGGTGGCACTGCTGCTAAAATAGTTGCCAGGGAACTAGGGAAAAAAGTTATCCCAAATATGGATTTCATAGATCCAGAGGTGCCTCCAACAGCAGAAATAGATGGAATTGATTTAGTAACTGAAGGAGTACTAACTCTTAGCAAGACCATAGAAAAAATGAATAGATATATTGATTCACCCTATAAAGACAATTTGTTTGAGAGCTTTGACAAAGAAGATGGGGCTTCAAGATTGGCAAGATTGTTGATTGAAGACTGTACTCATCTGAATTTGTGGGTTGGAAAGGCTGTAAATCCAGCACATCAGAATCCTGACTTTCCTATAGATTTAAGTATCAAGTTAAAAGTAGTAAATGAACTTATTAAAACCATGGAAAAACTAGGGACAAAGGTCAGTCTCACTTATATATAGAAAAGGAGTGGAGAAATGGAAAGAGTAAGAAAATTTGAAAGTGATGTTCAATTGATCAAATATGAAGTATTGAGAGAAGTAGCAAAATTAGCAATGGAAGGTACACTTGAAGAAAAAAAAGATGATATTCAATATGTAATAGATCCAGGACCAGAACCACGTACTAGATGTTGCATTTATAAAGAAAGGGAAATAACAAAAGAAAGAGTTAAATTGGCTATGGGTGGGGATAAGGATATAAAAGGCATTGTAGAAGTATTAGAAGTTGCATGTGATAAGTGTCCTCTAAATAGGTTTTTTGTGACAGAAGCTTGTAGAGGATGCTTAGCTCATAGATGTTCTGAGGCTTGCCCAAGAGGGGCTATTCATCATATAAATGGCAGAGCTTATATAGATCAAGAGAAATGTATTGAATGTGGAAGATGTAAAGAGGCTTGTCCTTACAATGCTATAGCAGATGTTATGAGACCTTGTAGAAGAGCTTGTCCTGCAGGAGCTATTTCTTTTGATGATTCTAAAAAAGCAGTTATCAATTATGAAAAATGTATACAATGTGGTGCTTGTATTATTCAATGTCCTTTTGGAGCAATAATGGATAAGTCTTTTATAGTAGATGTAATTGAACTTCTAAAAGAAACTAAAAAAAATGATGATATTCATGTTTATGCTGCTATAGCACCAGCTATATCTAGTCAATTTACCTATGCAAAGATAGAGCAAGTAGTTTGCGGAATTAAGAAATTAGGTTTCCATGACGTAGTTGAAGTGGCATTAGGTGCAGATATGGTAGGACTTCATGAAGCCAAAGAATTTGCTGAAACTGTAGAGGAAAAGGGAATAGTTACCACATCGTGTTGTCCAGCATTTGTTTCTTATATAAAGAAAAATTATCCTGAATTGGAGGATAAAATTTCAAATACAGTTTCACCTATGATTGCTATATCAAGACTCATAAAACATATTGATCCTAAGGCTAAAATAGTTTTCATAGGGCCTTGCGTAGCTAAAAAAGGTGAAATAATGGAAGAAGAATTAAAAGGTGATACAGATTATGTATTAACTTTTGAAGAATTAGCTGCTATGCTTGATGCTGCAGAAATTGATTTGGAAAATTGTAATGACGGAGAATTAAACAATGCTTCATACTATGGAAGAATATTTGCGAGAAGTGGTGGAGTGACAGAAGCAGTAGCACATACAATTGAATCAAAGGGCATAGATACTGACTTTAGGCCAGTTAAATGTGATGGTATAAAAGAATGTGACAAGGCACTTAAGATGGCCAAAGTAAATAGATTGAATGGAAACTTTATTGAAGGAATGGCTTGTGTTGGAGGATGTATTGCAGGACCTGCAAGCTTACATCATGGGCCAAAAGATAAAAATGAAGTAGATAAATACGGAAAACTTGCTATTGAAGAAGATATAAATAGTTCTTTAAGAATATTTGAAGTTCAAGATATAAATTTAGATAGAAAATAATTATTTATATATATCTTTTAATTTATAGTTAAATTTGACATTTTAGTGTATAATAAAGCCAAGATGCCGAACTGCCATTTTCTAAATTATAGGTTTGACAGTTCGGGTCTTTAGGTTTTTTTATCTATCTAGCAATTTTTATAAAACACCTTTAATTCTAATTGGTTATAAAAAACCCTTTAAGGGTAAAAATATAAATAATATATAGGAAGGAGTTGGTTTTAAATGGAAACAAAAAAAACCCCACTATATGATGAACATGTAAAACTTGGTGGTAAGATTGTTGATTATGCAGGATGGTTTCTTCCTGTGCAATATGAAGGAATTTTGGCTGAACATGAAGCAGTAAGAACTAAAGCAGGAATGTTTGATGTGTCTCATATGGGTGAAGTAATGGTTAGAGGAAAAGAAGCTTTAAACTATTTACAATATTTATTGACAAATGATATTGGGGTATTAGAAAACAACCAAGTAGTATATACCTTTATGTGCTATCCTGATGGTGGTGTAGTAGATGATTTATTAACATATAAAATTAATGATGAAGAATTTTTATTGGTTATTAATGCATCAAATGTAGATAAGGATTTTAAATGGATGCAAGATAATGTAAAAGATTTTGACGTAGTAGCAGAAAACATATCTGATGAAGTTGGGGAAGTTGCACTTCAAGGACCAAATGCTGAAAAGATACTTTCTAAATTGACAGATGAAAATCTTTCTGATATCAAATTTTTCCATTTCAAAAAAGATATAATTGTAGCTGGTACTAAATGTTTAGTTTCAAGAACTGGATATACAGGTGAAGATGGATTTGAAATTTACACATCAAGAGAAGGAATTGTAAAAGTTTGGAATAGCATATTAGAAGCTGGAGAAGAATATGGAATTAAACCAACTGGACTAGGATGTAGAGATACTTTAAGATTTGAAGCAGGACTTCCACTTTATGGTCATGAAATATCTCAAGATATATCTCCAATACAAGGAGGATTTAAATTCTTCGTAAAACTTGACAAAGATGACTTTATAGGAAAAGATGCATTGGTTTTACAAAATGAGAACCTTACAAAAAAAGTAGTAGGATTTGAATTGTTAGGGAAAGGTATTCCAAGAGAAGGATATGATGTAGTTGTAGATGGGGAAAAGATTGGATATGTAGCAACAGGATATTTTGCTCCAACTCTAAAGAAAAACATAGGGACAGCTCTAGTAGATATTGAATATTCGAAAAAAGGAACTGAATTTGAAGTTATGATAAGAAACAAACCTGTTAAAGCTCAAGTAATAGATAAAAGATTTTATAAAAGAAAATAAATTTAAAAAACAAAATAAATTTTAAGGAGGTAATTTTAATGAAAGTTTTAAAAGATTTATTGTATACAAAAGACCATGAATGGATAAAGGTTGATGGAAATAAGGCTTATGTAGGAGTTGCAGATTATGCACAAGATCAATTAGGAGATATTGTATATGTAGAATTGCCTGACGTAGATGATGGATTTGAAATTGAAGAAGCTTTTGGAGCAGTTGAATCTGTTAAGGCTGCTGCAGATATATATATGCCAGTTGGTGGCAAAGTATTAGAAATAAATGAAGCATTGGAAGATGATCCAAGTTTATTGAATCAAGATCCTTATGAAAATTGGATGATATTGATTGAATTGAGTGATGTAAGTCAATTAGATGATTTAATGAATGCGAAAGATTATGAGAAATACCTTGAAGAGGAGGCATAATATGTATCCTTACATCCCTAATACAAGTGATGATGAAAAGAAGATGCTCGAGACTATCGGAGCCAAATCTATAGAAGATCTTTTTAATGATATTCCAGATGAAGTAAAGTTAAATAGGCCTTTAAACTTAGAAAGTTCAAAATCTGAATTAGAGGTTAGAAATATACTTACGAAATTGTCAAAGGAAAATAAAACTGTAAATGATCTTACTTGCTTTTTAGGGGCAGGAGCTTATGACCACTATATACCATCAGTAGTTAATCATGTTATATCTAGAAGTGAATTTTATACATCCTATACACCTTATCAAGCAGAGATAAGCCAAGGAACTCTTCAATATATATTTGAATATCAAACTCTTATAGCTAATTTGACAGGTATGGATGTTTCAAATGCTTCACTATATGATGTAGGTTCTGGTTTAGGAGAAGCGGCTATTATGGCTACAAGTATTACTAGAAAAAATGAAATAGTTGTTTCTAAAACTGTTAATCCAGATGCTATAAGAGTACTTAAAACTTATGCTCATGTTCAAGGAATGAAAGTCATTGAAATAGATGATTTGGATGGAACTACTAATTTAGAAGAATTAGAAAAAAATGTAGGTGAAAACACAGCTGCAGTTATGGTTCAAAATCCAAACTTCTTTGGAATAATAGAAGATGTAAAAGCTATTGAAGAAATAACTCATAAGCAAAAGAAAGCTATGCTTGTTGTAAGTGTAGATCCTATATCATTAGGTATATTAAAATCTCCTGGTGAATTAGGAGCAGATATTGTTGTTGGAGAAGGGCAGCCTTTAGGAATACCACTTAGTTTTGGTGGACCTTATTTAGGATTTATTGCAACTACACAAAAACACATGAGAAAATTGTCAGGAAGAATTGTAGGAGAATCCGTTGATGTAGATGGAAACAGGGCTTTTGTACTTACACTTCAAGCGAGAGAACAACACATAAGAAGAGAGAAAGCATCTTCCAATATTTGTTCCAATCAAGGAATAAACACTCTTGCAAGTGCTGTATATATGGTTGCTATGGGCAAAAAAGGATTAAAAGAAGTTGCTGTTCAAAGTACAGCAAAAGCTCATTATGCGCATAAGAGCATGATAAGTACAGGAAAATACAAACCATTATTTGACAAACCTTTCTTTAAGGAATTTGCTATAACAAGTGAAATACCTGGAGAAAATGTAAATGAAGCATTGCTTAAGGAAGATATACTAGGAGGTTTCCTATTAAATAAATATTATCCCCAATATGAAAATGGAATTCTCTATTGTGTTACAGAAAAGAGAACCAAAGGTGAAATTGATAAATTAGTAAATGTATTGGAGGGGATAAAATGAAAAAGTATGATAAGTTAATTTTCGAACTTTCAACACCAGGGAGAGTAGGGTATACTCTTCCAGAATTGGACGTAGAAGAAAGTGATATCAATGAATTTATTCCAACCGAATATTTAAGAAGTGAAGAACTTAATTTTCCAGAAGTAAGTGAAGTAGACATCATAAGGCATTATACCAATTTGTCAAATAAAAACTATGGAGTTGATACGGGATTTTATCCATTAGGTTCTTGTACAATGAAATACAATCCGAAAATCAATGAAGATATGGCAAGACTTGATGGATTTACAAATATTCATCCTTATCAACCAGAAGAAACAGTACAGGGAGCATTGAATCTTATGTACAATTTGGAAAAATCCTTATGTGAAATTACTGGAATGGAGAGGGTTACACTTCAACCAGCAGCAGGTGCTCATGGGGAACTTACTGGTTTGATGCTTATCAAAGCATATCATGAAAATAGAGGAGACACTAAACGTACTAAAATAATAGTACCAGATTCAGCTCATGGAACAAACCCAGCTAGTTCAGTAATGGCAGGATTTGAAGTAATAGAGATAAAATCCAATGAAAATGGATTGGTAGATATAGAGAGCCTAAAAGAGGCTTTGAGTGATGAAGTAGCAGGTTTAATGCTTACTAATCCAAATACATTAGGCTTGTTTGAAAAGGATATAAAAGAAATTGCAAGACTTGTTCATGATTGTGGAGGACTACTATATTATGATGGTGCCAATGCCAATGCAATCATGGGTATCACAAGACCTGGAGATATGGGTTTTGATGTAGTTCACTTGAATTTACACAAGACTTTTTCTACACCTCATGGTGGAGGAGGACCAGGAAGTGGACCAGTAGGAGTTAAGAGTCAATTGGTTGAATTTTTACCTGTACCTATAGTAGAAAAAGATGGAGATAGATATTATCTTGAATACGATATACCAAATACTATAGGGAAAGTTAAAGATTTCTATGGACATTTTGGAGTATTGGTAAAAGCCTATACTTATATTTTGACTATGGGCAGCGATGGACTCAAGAAAGCTAGTGAAATGGCTGTATTGAATGCCAATTATTTAGCAGCTTCATTGAAGGAAGACTACTATCTTCCAATAGAAAGAACATGTAAGCATGAATTTGTGCTAGGTGGTTTAAAAGAAGAAACTTTAGATGTAGCTACTCTAGATGTAGCTAAGAGACTTCTTGATTTTGGTTTCCATCCACCAACAGTATATTTCCCACTTATTGTTCATGAAGCTATAATGGTTGAGCCTACAGAATCAGAAAGTATAGAATCACTAGATGAATTTGTAAAGGCTATGAAAGAAATAGCTAAGGAAGCTAGAGAAAATCCAGAGATACTGAAAGAAGCACCTCATGATACTCCTGTAAGGAGAATAGATGAAACGAGGGCAGCGAGAAATCCAATACTTAAATACGAAGGGTAGGTGTTTTCTTTGCAGAAAAACATAGCAGTTATAGGAGCAGGCCCTGGAGGATATGTAGCAGCTATTAGAGGAGCACAATTGGGAGCAAATGTATATTTAATAGAAAATAGAGAAGTAGGGGGAACATGCCTCAACAGAGGCTGTATCCCTACTAAAACATATTTTAGAAATGCTGAAATAATGACTACTTTAAAAAACAGCGAAGAGTTTGGAATAAGTGTAGATAATTATCAATTGGACGGGAAAAAACTTCAGAATAGAAAAAATGAAATTGTCGGCCAATTGGTAGGCGGTATTGAAAAGTTAATTGAGTCCTATAAAAATATAGAATTCATAAATGGAAAAGCTAATTTAAAAGATAAAAATACAGTTTCAGTTAAATTGTGTAGTGGAGAAGAACGAGAAATAAAAGTATACAATATAGTTATTGCTACAGGTTCTAAACCTACTATGACAGAGACAAAGGGTATAGAATTGGAAGGAGTAATCACTAGTGATGAACTTCTTTCTATGGAAGAAATTCCAGAAACCTTGATAGTTGTAGGAGGAGGGGTTATAGGAGTTGAGTTTGCTAGTATCTACAATGGTCTAGGTTCTCATGTAATACTTTTAGCTTCTAGAATGCTAAAAAATGCAGATAAAGAAGTTCAAAAGAGAATAACTCCTCTTTTAAAAAGACAAGGTATAGAAACATATGTAGATATTAGAGCTAAAGAGATAATCAAAGAAGGAGACAAATTAAGAGTAATAGCAAAATATAAAACTAAAGATAAGGAAATAGAAGTTGTAGGAGATAAGGTTCTTGTTGCTTCAGGAAGAGGGCCAGTAGTAGAAGATTTGAACTTGGATGGTGTAGGAATAGAATATGGTCATAAAGGAATTCATGTAAATGAAGACTTTGAAACTAATATTGATGGAATCTATGCTATAGGAGATGTAAATGATGTAGGTGTACAACTTGCCCATGTAGCTTCCAATCAAGGTGTATATGTGATGGAAAAAATAATGGGTATTGAACCTGTAATCAATTTAGATGTATGGCCAAATTGTGTATTCTGTATACCAGAGGTAGCTCATGTTGGAATGACAGAAGAAGAAGCAAAGGAAAAGAATATTGACTATAAGGTTAGTAAATTCTTATTTGGTGCCAATGGAAAGGCTTTAACATTAGGAGAACCGGATGGATTTGTTAAAGTCATGGCAGATGAAAAGAATAAAATAATAGGAGTTCATATAATAGGGCCTCATGCCAATGATTTGATTCACGAAGGAGCATTGGCTATTTCAAATGAATTAAAAGTTGAAAATATAGCTAAGACAATACATGCTCATCCAACTTTGAGTGAAGCTTTTTATGAAGCTACACTAGGATTAGAAGGACAGGCAATTCATATGGCTCCCCCTAGAAAAAGATAGCAGATTTCTGCTATCTTTTTCTTTTTGAAATATCATTTTATATTTCAAGGTTTTTTTGATAAAATAAGATTAAAAGGATCAGGAGGGGACATATGGATAAGAAGATAATGATAGTTATATCAATAATCTTTTTCATCATTTTTTTGAGTCTGGCTTTTTCAATAAAGGATGTTGATAAAGGTGTATTATTTGATGAAAGCATAATGGAATGGATTCATAAAAATATAAATTCTAATATGACTATAGTCATGAAGGGAATTACATTTTTAGGCTCTACATATTTTTTTATGATAGCAGGAGCATTGATTTTATTCTATTTTATTAAAACAAAACACTATGAGGGAATATTTCCACTATTATTTTCAACTATAGGAAGTTTTTCTTTAAATGCTATTTTAAAACATATATTCACAAGAACAAGACCTATTGAATATTTTCTTATACATCAAGGAGGATATAGTTTTCCCAGTGGGCACGCTATGGTTTCTATGTCTTTTTATACAACTATGACTTACTTAATTGTAAAAAACAAAAAATATAAAAATAAAAATTATTTATTTTGGATACTAAACTTTTTAATAGTAGGACTTATTGGCTTTAGTAGAACATATTTAGGAGTCCACTGGCCTACAGATGTATTGGGGGGATATATGATGGGATTTTTAGTGTGCTTTTTTACTATCTTTTTATTTAGCCATAAAAAGAAAGAGGGATTTTGATTATCCCTCTAGTTGAGTATTTCTCTTTCTTGTTCCCTTATGAATTGATTTGTATACAATCTATAATAGTATCCTTTCTTGTTCAATAACTCATGGTGAGTCCCTACTTCTATTACTTGACCTTTTTTTATAACTAGAATCTTATCAGCATTTTTTATGGTAGATAATCTATGAGCTATGATGAAACTAGTTCTTCCTTTTAGTACCTTGTGGATTGTATCTTGTATTATCTTTTCTGTTTCTGTATCTATAGATGAAGTTGCCTCATCAAGTACAAATATTTTAGGATTTCTTAAAACTGCTCTTGCAAAGGATATAAGTTGCTTTTGACCTGTTGATAAAAGGTTTCCACCTTCTCCTACTTCTGTATCATATCCATCATGAAGTTCAACAATGAAATCATGAGCATTTACAAGTTTGCTAGCTCTAATGATATCCAGTTCACTGGCTTCAAGGTTTCCGTACTTTATATTGTCTTTAATAGTACCACTGAAAAGATGAGGAGATTGAAGTACATAACCTAAGTTTTCATGAAGCCATACTTGAGGTCTTTTTTTATAGTCAACGCCATCTATGAGAATTTCTCCTTTAGTTGGTTCATAAAATCTACAGAGAAGGTTCACAATAGTACTTTTTCCTGAACCTGTTTCTCCCACCAATGCTATAGTTTCTCCAGGATTTACATGAAGATTAAAGTTTTCAAGGACTTCTTCTCCATTTTTATATGAAAAAGATACATTTTTGAATTCAATTTCTCCATTGATACTAGGCCAATCTTCTTTTTTGGGATTCATAAAGTCTCCGTATTTTTCTATAACTTCTATACTATCTTCAATTTCTAAATCTTCATTTATAAGAGAAAATACTCTTTCGGCAGAAGCTTGAGCCGATTGAAGTTCAGCAAATATAGCAGCTAATTCTCTTACTGGTTCAAAAAACTGTATAGTATAGTTAACAAATATAACAAGAGTTCCATAACTTAATGTATTTGAAAGAACACTTTTTCCTCCAAAATTTAGGGCAAGGGAGGTACCGATACTTCCTAAAAGAAGAATTATAGGTAAATACAATGAAGATATAATCACTGCCTTTACAGAACTATCTCTCATTTCTCCTGTTAAATTTGTGAATTCTTCTAAATTTTGTTCTTCTCTTACAAGAGTTTTAGTAGTCTTTGCTCCAGAAATGTCCTCGTTGAAAGCACCAGTTATTCTTGAGTTTATCTTTCTTACCTTTCTATAGGCAGTAAGTATTTTTTGCTGAAAATAAACACTGATTATAGCCAAAGGTGGTATTACAGAAAGAGTTATAAGTGCAAGCTTCACATTTAGGGAAAACATGATGACTATTATAGTTATCATCATAGTTACGCCCCAAACAAAATCCACCAACCCCCAAGATAGAGTTTCACTGAGTCTATTTATATCGGAAGTCATTCTTGCCATTAACCATCCTACTGCTCTATTGTCATAATAGGATAGGGAAAGAACTTGCAATTTTTCAAATCCTATCTTTCTTATATCATAGGCCATGCCTGT is drawn from Sporanaerobacter acetigenes DSM 13106 and contains these coding sequences:
- the gcvH gene encoding glycine cleavage system protein GcvH, producing MKVLKDLLYTKDHEWIKVDGNKAYVGVADYAQDQLGDIVYVELPDVDDGFEIEEAFGAVESVKAAADIYMPVGGKVLEINEALEDDPSLLNQDPYENWMILIELSDVSQLDDLMNAKDYEKYLEEEA
- the gcvPA gene encoding aminomethyl-transferring glycine dehydrogenase subunit GcvPA, which gives rise to MYPYIPNTSDDEKKMLETIGAKSIEDLFNDIPDEVKLNRPLNLESSKSELEVRNILTKLSKENKTVNDLTCFLGAGAYDHYIPSVVNHVISRSEFYTSYTPYQAEISQGTLQYIFEYQTLIANLTGMDVSNASLYDVGSGLGEAAIMATSITRKNEIVVSKTVNPDAIRVLKTYAHVQGMKVIEIDDLDGTTNLEELEKNVGENTAAVMVQNPNFFGIIEDVKAIEEITHKQKKAMLVVSVDPISLGILKSPGELGADIVVGEGQPLGIPLSFGGPYLGFIATTQKHMRKLSGRIVGESVDVDGNRAFVLTLQAREQHIRREKASSNICSNQGINTLASAVYMVAMGKKGLKEVAVQSTAKAHYAHKSMISTGKYKPLFDKPFFKEFAITSEIPGENVNEALLKEDILGGFLLNKYYPQYENGILYCVTEKRTKGEIDKLVNVLEGIK
- the lpdA gene encoding dihydrolipoyl dehydrogenase; translated protein: MQKNIAVIGAGPGGYVAAIRGAQLGANVYLIENREVGGTCLNRGCIPTKTYFRNAEIMTTLKNSEEFGISVDNYQLDGKKLQNRKNEIVGQLVGGIEKLIESYKNIEFINGKANLKDKNTVSVKLCSGEEREIKVYNIVIATGSKPTMTETKGIELEGVITSDELLSMEEIPETLIVVGGGVIGVEFASIYNGLGSHVILLASRMLKNADKEVQKRITPLLKRQGIETYVDIRAKEIIKEGDKLRVIAKYKTKDKEIEVVGDKVLVASGRGPVVEDLNLDGVGIEYGHKGIHVNEDFETNIDGIYAIGDVNDVGVQLAHVASNQGVYVMEKIMGIEPVINLDVWPNCVFCIPEVAHVGMTEEEAKEKNIDYKVSKFLFGANGKALTLGEPDGFVKVMADEKNKIIGVHIIGPHANDLIHEGALAISNELKVENIAKTIHAHPTLSEAFYEATLGLEGQAIHMAPPRKR
- the gcvPB gene encoding aminomethyl-transferring glycine dehydrogenase subunit GcvPB, producing the protein MKKYDKLIFELSTPGRVGYTLPELDVEESDINEFIPTEYLRSEELNFPEVSEVDIIRHYTNLSNKNYGVDTGFYPLGSCTMKYNPKINEDMARLDGFTNIHPYQPEETVQGALNLMYNLEKSLCEITGMERVTLQPAAGAHGELTGLMLIKAYHENRGDTKRTKIIVPDSAHGTNPASSVMAGFEVIEIKSNENGLVDIESLKEALSDEVAGLMLTNPNTLGLFEKDIKEIARLVHDCGGLLYYDGANANAIMGITRPGDMGFDVVHLNLHKTFSTPHGGGGPGSGPVGVKSQLVEFLPVPIVEKDGDRYYLEYDIPNTIGKVKDFYGHFGVLVKAYTYILTMGSDGLKKASEMAVLNANYLAASLKEDYYLPIERTCKHEFVLGGLKEETLDVATLDVAKRLLDFGFHPPTVYFPLIVHEAIMVEPTESESIESLDEFVKAMKEIAKEARENPEILKEAPHDTPVRRIDETRAARNPILKYEG
- a CDS encoding 4Fe-4S dicluster domain-containing protein gives rise to the protein MERVRKFESDVQLIKYEVLREVAKLAMEGTLEEKKDDIQYVIDPGPEPRTRCCIYKEREITKERVKLAMGGDKDIKGIVEVLEVACDKCPLNRFFVTEACRGCLAHRCSEACPRGAIHHINGRAYIDQEKCIECGRCKEACPYNAIADVMRPCRRACPAGAISFDDSKKAVINYEKCIQCGACIIQCPFGAIMDKSFIVDVIELLKETKKNDDIHVYAAIAPAISSQFTYAKIEQVVCGIKKLGFHDVVEVALGADMVGLHEAKEFAETVEEKGIVTTSCCPAFVSYIKKNYPELEDKISNTVSPMIAISRLIKHIDPKAKIVFIGPCVAKKGEIMEEELKGDTDYVLTFEELAAMLDAAEIDLENCNDGELNNASYYGRIFARSGGVTEAVAHTIESKGIDTDFRPVKCDGIKECDKALKMAKVNRLNGNFIEGMACVGGCIAGPASLHHGPKDKNEVDKYGKLAIEEDINSSLRIFEVQDINLDRK
- the gcvT gene encoding glycine cleavage system aminomethyltransferase GcvT, translated to METKKTPLYDEHVKLGGKIVDYAGWFLPVQYEGILAEHEAVRTKAGMFDVSHMGEVMVRGKEALNYLQYLLTNDIGVLENNQVVYTFMCYPDGGVVDDLLTYKINDEEFLLVINASNVDKDFKWMQDNVKDFDVVAENISDEVGEVALQGPNAEKILSKLTDENLSDIKFFHFKKDIIVAGTKCLVSRTGYTGEDGFEIYTSREGIVKVWNSILEAGEEYGIKPTGLGCRDTLRFEAGLPLYGHEISQDISPIQGGFKFFVKLDKDDFIGKDALVLQNENLTKKVVGFELLGKGIPREGYDVVVDGEKIGYVATGYFAPTLKKNIGTALVDIEYSKKGTEFEVMIRNKPVKAQVIDKRFYKRK
- a CDS encoding phosphatase PAP2 family protein translates to MDKKIMIVISIIFFIIFLSLAFSIKDVDKGVLFDESIMEWIHKNINSNMTIVMKGITFLGSTYFFMIAGALILFYFIKTKHYEGIFPLLFSTIGSFSLNAILKHIFTRTRPIEYFLIHQGGYSFPSGHAMVSMSFYTTMTYLIVKNKKYKNKNYLFWILNFLIVGLIGFSRTYLGVHWPTDVLGGYMMGFLVCFFTIFLFSHKKKEGF
- a CDS encoding SpoIIE family protein phosphatase — translated: MTYFIDIAHNSLNKDGEELCGDKVEVIRRDKSAIVVMADGLGSGVKANILSTLTSKIAITMLKEGASIYETVDTIINTLPVCKVRKLAYSTFTIAEIQENGEAYLAEYDNPPVYLLREGRLVPLERRETVINGTIVKESNFQLEKGDLLVIISDGVVHAGVGGVLNLGWQWNNVGEYLNRAAMNQKSARKVSRNLIDTCQYLYMDKPGDDTTVVAIKIRDKEVIDLFTGPPKDPLKDKEAVEKFMSGSGKKIVCGGTAAKIVARELGKKVIPNMDFIDPEVPPTAEIDGIDLVTEGVLTLSKTIEKMNRYIDSPYKDNLFESFDKEDGASRLARLLIEDCTHLNLWVGKAVNPAHQNPDFPIDLSIKLKVVNELIKTMEKLGTKVSLTYI
- a CDS encoding ABC transporter ATP-binding protein encodes the protein MQEKEYSEKIDLSFWKNFLVYAKPYKKYFFILALVMVGVGAIDAIFPLMNGKAIDDFVMKGTTNGLKTFAIKYGLLVLIQAINAWFLISIAGRIETGMAYDIRKIGFEKLQVLSLSYYDNRAVGWLMARMTSDINRLSETLSWGLVDFVWGVTMMITIIVIMFSLNVKLALITLSVIPPLAIISVYFQQKILTAYRKVRKINSRITGAFNEDISGAKTTKTLVREEQNLEEFTNLTGEMRDSSVKAVIISSLYLPIILLLGSIGTSLALNFGGKSVLSNTLSYGTLVIFVNYTIQFFEPVRELAAIFAELQSAQASAERVFSLINEDLEIEDSIEVIEKYGDFMNPKKEDWPSINGEIEFKNVSFSYKNGEEVLENFNLHVNPGETIALVGETGSGKSTIVNLLCRFYEPTKGEILIDGVDYKKRPQVWLHENLGYVLQSPHLFSGTIKDNIKYGNLEASELDIIRASKLVNAHDFIVELHDGYDTEVGEGGNLLSTGQKQLISFARAVLRNPKIFVLDEATSSIDTETEKIIQDTIHKVLKGRTSFIIAHRLSTIKNADKILVIKKGQVIEVGTHHELLNKKGYYYRLYTNQFIREQEREILN